A stretch of Acropora palmata chromosome 9, jaAcrPala1.3, whole genome shotgun sequence DNA encodes these proteins:
- the LOC141892219 gene encoding serine/threonine-protein kinase SIK1-like isoform X3 has product MSTLSSFNFIKIVIQGICGRYGSDAGPKMATERTKRAIKVGFYDIEKTIGKGNFAVVKLARHRVTKSQVAIKIIDKTQLDETNLKKVYREIQIMKLLNHPHIVKLYQVMETKSMLYLVTEYASNGEMFNYLSHGALPEKEARKKFAQILSAVEYCHARHVVHRDLKAENLLLDQNLNIKIADFGFGNYYTPGSPLNTWCGSPPYAAPEVFEGKLYHGPQLDIWSLGVVLYVLICRALPFDGGTLPALRDRVLEGRFRIPFFMSTECEHLIRHMLVKDPNQRYTIEQIKKHKWMQADPAVKTILSCNTEENFEREEILEEYNEQALELMQGLGIDIERTKTALADDAYDHHTAIYHLLVDRLRQHRASYPLQTQIETRLRRPSGIAEAAVVRGSRTNVVVVPRRNVQRTVPAQPARPYIPLQYAINELHERIPTPPEIRREIATECVKELSPVREPGLKARSISPRQMIGAGLSLDNGVSRESPSPTPPPVDKMDSDDTDEEKPRVRRHTVHTMPKQPLVVPPNHPLLARGVSEEVLEGSDILSLPLKPAIVVSHCAPNSGLFTSAPPVMSQGGSGQHLHEPFRTQFHHAPLGRRASDGTAVTLAFHQHLRVSTTNNRIKQLQQEHQKLQELYQKSLSPSELSKQQACHSDYKIKYEQMRKELQKHYEELMAVKEQERTGESVAPMESAVEPQAGFQPDQQASYSLPLHRQLQQLHIDARHNPLRRTPYKQNPHKQVFRTSSYKRAQICGMLPPLESESATDALENTEPLVQGDSDTNFGTKSPVSQNAPAEKPEGINSAERI; this is encoded by the exons ATGTCAACTTTATCTTCGTTTAATTTTATCAAGATTGTGATCCAAGGCATTTGTGG GCGCTACGGGTCGGATGCAGGGCCCAAAATGGCGACCGAACGAACGAAACGGGCCATCAAGGTCGGATTCTATGATATCGAGAAGACAATTGGCAAAGGAAACTTCGCAGTGGTGAAGCTAGCAAGACATCGCGTCACCAAGAGCCAG GTTGCAATTAAGATCATCGACAAAACACAATTGGACGAGACGAACCTCAAGAAAGTCTACCGCGAAATTCAGATCATGAAACTCCTAAACCATCCGCATATAGTCAAACTCTACCAG GTCATGGAAACGAAAAGCATGCTTTATCTTGTCACAGAATACGCCAGCAACGGAGAAATGTTTA ATTATCTGTCCCATGGTGCATTGCCAGAAAAAGAGGCTCGTAAAAAGTTTGCACAGATTTTGAGTGCAGTAGAATACTGTCATGCAAGACATGTGGTGCATCGTGACTTGAAG GCTGAAAATCTTCTTTTggatcaaaatttaaacatcAAAATTGCAG ACTTTGGATTTGGTAATTACTACACCCCAGGTAGTCCTCTTAACACTTGGTGTGGTAGTCCACCTTACGCTGCCCCAGAAGTGTTTGAAGGCAAGCTTTACCATGGTCCACAGCTAGATATTTGG AGTTTGGGAGTGGTCCTTTACGTTCTAATATGCCGAGCACTACCTTTTGATGGTGGAACTCTTCCCGCTCTTCGAGATAGAGTGCTGGAGGGACGTTTCAGGATTCCGTTTTTCATGTCTACAG AATGTGAACACTTAATTCGACACATGCTTGTGAAAGACCCTAATCAGCGCTACACCAttgaacaaataaagaagcatAAGTGGATGCAGGCCGATCCAGCGGTTAAAACTATTCTTTCGTGCAACAcagaagaaaattttgaaagagaggAAATATTGGAAGAATACAACGAACAAGCTCTTGAACTTATGCAGGGACTTGGCATTGACATCGAGAGAACGAAAACG GCCCTGGCGGATGACGCTTACGATCATCACACAGCTATTTATCATTTACTTGTGGATCGTTTACGGCAACACAGGGCAAGCTATCCTCTTCAGACACAAATCGAGACCAGGCTTCGCCGACCGAGCGGAATCGCGGAGGCTGCTGTTGTACGAGGGAGTAGGACTAATGTCGTTGTGGTCCCTCGCCGCAACGTTCAGCGCACCGTGCCGGCGCAACCGGCGCGGCCGTACATCCCTCTTCAATATGCCATTAATGAACTTCATGAACGTATACCTACGCCGCCTGAAATAAGGCGCGAAATCGCCACGGAGTGTGTGAAAGAACTGTCGCCTGTACGCGAGCCTGGACTCAAAGCGCGCTCAATATCGCCGCGGCAGATGATCGGAGCAGGTTTGTCGCTCGATAATGGGGTCAGTAGAGAATCACCCTCTCCTACACCCCCTCCCGTGGACAAAATGGACAGTGATGATACTGATGAGGAGAAACCAAGAGTGCGACGACATACTGTGCATACCATGCCAAAGCAACCTCTTGTTGTTCCTCCGAACCATCCCCTCTTAGCGCGAGGAGTTTCCGAAGAAGTTCTCGAGGGATCGGACATTTTATCACTTCCTCTAAAGCCTGCTATTGTTGTTTCACACTGCGCGCCAAATAGCGGATTGTTTACATCTGCACCACCTGTCATGTCACAAGGAGGCTCAGGACAGCATCTGCACGAGCCATTTAGAACGCAGTTTCATCACGCGCCACTTGGGCGGCGCGCCTCGGACGGCACGGCTGTCACTTTGGCGTTTCATCAACATTTACGGGTATCCACCAcgaataatagaatcaaacaGTTACAACAAGAGCACCAAAAACTGCAAGAACTCTATCAAAAGTCTTTGTCACCGTCAGAACTTTCGAAGCAGCAGGCATGTCACTctgattataaaataaaatatgaacaAATGCGCAAAGAACTGCAGAAACATTACGAAGAGCTTATGGCTGTTAAAGAGCAAGAACGCACTGGAGAAAGCGTAGCACCAATGGAGTCTGCTGTGGAACCTCAAGCAGGTTTTCAGCCAGATCAGCAAGCTTCGTATTCTTTACCATTACATCGTCAACTTCAACAACTTCACATCGATGCTCGCCATAATCCACTTCGGAGAACACCTTATAAACAAAATCCACACAAACAAGTGTTTAGGACATCATCTTATAAGCGTGCTCAGATCTGCGGTATGCTTCCTCCTTTGGAGAGCGAATCAGCAACGGACGCTCTTGAAAATACAGAACCTTTGGTTCAGGGAGATAGTGACACGAACTTTG